In Microvirga lotononidis, a single genomic region encodes these proteins:
- a CDS encoding ISAzo13 family transposase: MPYGIYEITTNSGYVCIGDCFDTPRFAVEAISDWWESEGQKRFPEAGRLLVLADAGGSNSCRSRVWKAQLQEQLCDACGLEVTVCHYPTGCSKWNPIEHRLFSFISLNWAGVPLRTFATMVRYIAGTVTAAGLRVNARLKRGGNETGERVSDEVMRRLHLRPHAVCPAWNYTLSPRT, encoded by the coding sequence ATTCCTTACGGCATCTACGAGATCACAACCAACAGCGGCTATGTGTGCATCGGCGATTGCTTTGACACCCCGCGCTTTGCCGTTGAGGCGATCAGTGACTGGTGGGAGAGCGAAGGACAGAAGCGCTTTCCAGAAGCCGGGCGTCTCCTCGTCCTGGCCGATGCGGGCGGCTCGAACAGTTGCCGCTCCCGAGTTTGGAAAGCCCAGTTGCAAGAACAGCTCTGCGATGCCTGCGGGCTCGAGGTCACGGTGTGTCACTATCCCACCGGCTGCTCGAAGTGGAACCCAATTGAGCACCGGCTCTTCAGCTTCATCAGCTTGAACTGGGCTGGCGTGCCGCTGCGGACCTTTGCGACGATGGTCCGCTACATTGCCGGAACCGTCACGGCAGCCGGGCTGCGGGTGAATGCTCGCCTCAAGCGTGGTGGCAATGAGACCGGGGAGCGGGTCTCCGACGAGGTCATGCGTCGCCTCCACCTGAGGCCGCATGCCGTCTGTCCCGCATGGAATTACACGCTCTCGCCGCGAACTTGA
- a CDS encoding ISAzo13-like element transposase-related protein, with product MLHRQINLLASRLDEQQRRWFIAFEAMRIGWGGTQRLAQITGLSPHTIRRGRRELEAGLVDRPTERVRVAGGGRPTREVQDPELPQTLEELLEGETAGDPMGRHAKAKRSSLHHLSHELAVAGHPASRPTVARLLRQLGYSPKANARRTEAHSTPPERDAQFQHIAEQRAQFAATGEPIISVDSKKKGIGR from the coding sequence ATGCTTCATCGGCAGATCAACCTGCTTGCCAGCCGGCTCGACGAACAGCAGCGCCGGTGGTTTATCGCGTTTGAGGCGATGCGGATCGGCTGGGGCGGCACTCAGCGGCTTGCCCAGATCACGGGCTTGAGCCCCCATACCATCCGGCGCGGCCGTCGCGAACTCGAGGCCGGGCTTGTTGACCGCCCCACCGAGCGCGTGCGGGTCGCCGGTGGTGGCCGTCCCACCCGAGAGGTCCAGGATCCTGAACTCCCACAGACCTTGGAGGAGTTGCTCGAAGGCGAGACAGCGGGTGACCCGATGGGTCGGCACGCCAAAGCCAAGCGGAGTTCTCTGCATCATCTGAGCCATGAGCTTGCCGTCGCAGGACACCCGGCCAGCCGCCCCACGGTGGCGCGCCTGCTGCGCCAATTGGGCTACTCGCCCAAAGCCAATGCACGGCGTACCGAGGCGCACAGCACGCCGCCTGAGCGCGATGCGCAATTCCAGCACATCGCCGAACAGCGCGCGCAGTTTGCAGCCACAGGTGAGCCGATCATCAGCGTGGATTCGAAAAAAAAAGGAATTGGTCGGTGA
- a CDS encoding IS481 family transposase, with translation MHSLHPQARTTPAVRQEIARSREPTGVLAQRFSVSTETIRKWRKRGAQDCQDHSSRPHKLPWKATDEERAIVCALRQATGFPLDDLTFIVTHFLPHLNRDAVYRILKAEGLGRLPPAQQRKRKSGTFKDYDLGFIHMDIKHLPKLRTANGESRKRFLYVAIDRCSRWVHLAVKDDELTTSAVAFLTEAVRAFPFKITHVLTDRGSCFTADGFEDACRKLKVEHRTTKPYTPQTNGLVERFNGRVQREVLGITIDSHRDLETLLKGFNQAYNRRRQRVLKGRTPDEVVHSRLVAEPKLANRRYKPPDSDALPPALQVVADAKEVSHPDN, from the coding sequence ATGCACTCCCTTCATCCGCAAGCCCGCACCACCCCAGCTGTTCGCCAGGAGATCGCCCGCTCGCGCGAGCCCACCGGCGTGCTGGCGCAGCGCTTCAGCGTCAGCACCGAGACCATCCGCAAATGGCGCAAACGTGGGGCGCAGGACTGCCAGGACCACTCCAGCCGGCCGCACAAGCTGCCGTGGAAGGCCACGGACGAGGAGCGGGCGATCGTCTGTGCCCTGCGCCAGGCCACTGGCTTTCCGCTCGATGACCTGACCTTTATCGTCACGCACTTCCTGCCGCATCTCAACCGCGATGCCGTCTACCGCATCCTCAAGGCGGAAGGTCTGGGCCGCCTGCCGCCGGCGCAGCAGCGCAAGCGCAAGAGCGGCACGTTCAAGGACTACGATCTCGGCTTCATCCACATGGACATCAAACACCTGCCGAAGCTGCGGACCGCCAATGGCGAGAGCCGCAAGCGCTTTCTCTATGTCGCCATCGACCGCTGCTCGCGCTGGGTGCACCTGGCGGTCAAAGACGACGAGCTGACCACCAGCGCGGTCGCTTTCCTGACCGAGGCGGTGCGCGCCTTCCCGTTCAAGATCACACACGTGCTGACCGATCGCGGCTCGTGCTTCACCGCCGATGGCTTCGAGGACGCCTGCCGGAAGCTGAAGGTGGAGCATCGCACGACCAAGCCGTACACGCCGCAAACCAACGGTCTCGTGGAGCGCTTCAACGGCCGCGTTCAGCGCGAGGTGCTGGGCATTACCATCGACAGCCACCGGGATCTGGAGACGCTGCTCAAGGGCTTCAACCAAGCCTACAACCGGAGACGTCAGCGCGTGCTCAAGGGGCGAACACCAGATGAGGTCGTGCACAGCCGCCTGGTTGCTGAGCCCAAGCTGGCCAACCGGCGCTACAAGCCACCCGATTCAGACGCGTTGCCGCCCGCCCTCCAGGTCGTTGCTGACGCCAAGGAGGTCTCGCATCCAGACAACTAG
- a CDS encoding carboxymuconolactone decarboxylase family protein, whose amino-acid sequence MEKTAVTLDQVPADSKPTLDAFTKNIGFTPNMMAVFAQSPIAFNAWSSLLGALSKALDVKTRDSIGLAVSEVNGCNYCLAVHSFTAQHMAKMSADDIILARKAHASDPKRDAALQFARKVTETRGQVSDADVKAVRDIGYTDANIIEIVTLVAMYSLTNFFNNVLVVWMRDLLGVSNDLEGGRQRV is encoded by the coding sequence ATGGAAAAAACTGCTGTGACGCTCGACCAGGTGCCGGCTGATTCGAAGCCGACCCTCGATGCATTTACCAAGAACATTGGGTTCACCCCCAATATGATGGCAGTCTTTGCGCAGAGCCCGATCGCCTTCAACGCGTGGTCCTCGCTGCTCGGCGCCCTGAGCAAAGCGCTCGATGTGAAGACGCGCGACAGCATCGGACTCGCCGTATCCGAAGTGAACGGTTGCAACTACTGCCTGGCGGTTCACAGCTTTACGGCTCAACATATGGCCAAGATGTCGGCCGATGACATCATTCTCGCCCGGAAGGCACATGCCAGCGATCCGAAGCGGGACGCCGCCCTCCAGTTTGCGCGCAAGGTCACCGAGACCCGGGGGCAGGTCAGTGACGCCGATGTAAAAGCCGTCCGCGACATAGGCTACACGGATGCGAACATCATCGAGATCGTCACGCTGGTTGCGATGTACTCCCTGACGAACTTCTTCAACAACGTGCTAGTTGTCTGGATGCGAGACCTCCTTGGCGTCAGCAACGACCTGGAGGGCGGGCGGCAACGCGTCTGA